The DNA window CGCTCGGCATATTTGTCCTGCAGCGATTGCAGGCCACGATATTGCGGGGTGAAACCGCATTTGCTCGCGGTGTTGACGATCAGCAGGACCTTGCCCTGCTTCTCGCCCAGATCGAGCTTCTCACCGCCATTGGTCGTGACGGTGAAATCGGCGATCGTGGTCACGCGTCGTCGCCCTCGGCGGGGAAATTCTCATGCGCCGCGAGCGCGGCGATTTCCGCCGGGCCGAAGCGCTTGTCGCCCGATTCCTGGATCGCGTATTCGTGGCGATCGCTTTCGGGCAGCGTCATGACGAAGCGCACCAGTTCGCCCAGCGTACCGCGGCGCAGCCCGTCGAAACCGCCGAGCAGGCCTTGGCCCTCGTCGATCTTGTAGAGCGTCGCGCGATCGTCCCAATCGGGATCCTCGAGATCGGCGGGCTCGGCTTTGAAAGTCGTCGGATGGTCGGTCATGTCTGTTGTGTCCTTTCACCCGACCAACGCCGCTCCGGCGGGTCGGTTTCAATGCAAAATTCTAACCGAGCTTGCCTTCGTTGAGGCGGACCACCCGGTCCATCTTGGCCGCGAGCCGCTCGTTATGGGTCGCGATCAGCGCCGCGCTGCCCTCTCCGCGCACGAGGCGCAGGAATTCGTCGAGCACCTTGTCGGCGGTGTGTTCGTCGAGATTGCCGGTCGGCTCGTCGGCCAGCACCAGTTCGGGCCGGTTGGCGAGCCCACGGGCGACCGCGACGCGCTGCTGCTCACCGCCCGAAAGCTGGCTCGGCCGGTGATCAAGCCGCGCACCGAGGCCGAGCGCGGTCAGGAGGTCGTTCGCCCTCGCCGAAGCTTCGGCATCGTTCGCACCGCGGACCAGCTGCGGCATCATCACGTTTTCGAGTGCATTGAAATCGGGCAGCAGGTGGTGAAACTGGTAGACGAAGCCGAGATGATCGCGGCGCAGCGCTGTGCGGCCCGCCGCATCGAGCTTTTCCGCCGCCGTCCCGGCGATCCCGATATGTCCGCCGAACCCGCCTTCGAGCAGGCCGATGGCTTGCAACATGGTCGACTTGCCCGAGCCCGAGGGGCCGAGCAGCGCGACGATCTCGCCCGGCATGATCGCCAAGTCGACCCCGCGCAGCACGTCGATCGTCACCCCGCCCTGCTCGAAGCTGCGGGTAACGCCTTTTAGCGCGACGACCGGAGCGATCGTGTTTTCAGCTCCACTATTCATAACGCAGCACCTGCACCGGATCGGTGCTCGCCGCCTTCCACGCCGGATAGAGCGTGGCGAGGAAACTGAAGACGAGCGCCATGACGACGATCCCGATCACTTCGCCCGGATCGGTTCGGCTCGGCAATTCAGTGAGGAAGCGCACTTCCGGGTCCCACAGGTTCACGCCGAGCACGAATTCGATCCCGCGCACGATCGCCTGGCGGAATTGCAGGAATACGAAACCGAGCACCACGCCCGCCCCGGTGCCCAGAGCGCCGATCACGAAGCCGGCAGTCACGAAGATCTTGATCATCGATTTGCGGCTGGCGCCCATCGTCCGCATGATCGCGATGTCGCGGGTCTTGGCGCGGACCAGCATGATCAGGCTGGAAAGAATGTTGAACACCGCCACCAGCACGATGATCGAGAGCACGATGAACATCGCCACCCGCTCTACCGCGAGCGCGCTGAACAGCGCCGAATTGATCTGTTTCCAGTCGGTCACCACCGCGCGTCCGCGCAGCCGGTCGGCCAGCGGTTGCAGCGTGGTCTGCACCGTCTCGGGGTCGGTAGTCTTGATTTCGATATTGTTGACCGCATCGCCGAGCATCAACAGGGTCTGCGCCTGTTCCATCGGCATGACGACGAACAATTCGTCATACTGATGCACGCCCACTTCGATAATCGCGACGACTTCGTAGCCGATCTGTCGCGGCACGGTGCCGAAGGGTGTCGCGCGCCCTTCCGGATTGGTAATGGTGATCGTCGATCCGACCCGTACGCCGAGGTTCTCGGCCAGGCGCGCACCGATCGCGACATTGCGCTCGTCCGGTTGCAAGCGCGACAGATCGCCGAGAATCACGTTCGGTTCGAGCCGCTTGAGATCCTCGGGCGCGTTGCCGCGCACCAGAATGCCGCGCAGCATCCCCCGATGGCTCGCCGCGAGCGGCATTTCGATCAGCGGCGTTGCGCGGACCACGCCCGGGGTTTCGCGCGCTTCCTTCACGATCTCGCGCCAATCGGTCATCTTGCCGTCGTAGCTCTGGACGATCGCATGACCATTGAGTCCGACGATCTTGTCGAGCAATTCGGCGCGGAAGCCGTTCATCACGCTCATCACGATAATCAGCGCAGCCACGCCGAGCATCACCGCGACGAGGCTGATCGCCCCGACCAGCGTGATGAACGCCTCGCTGCGTCCGGGCACCATGTAGCGCTTGGCCACGGTCCATTCGAAAGGGGATAAGATCAAGTGCGTCGTCTCATGCGGCGTTGAAGCGTTGCCCTAGAGCGCCCGTCATTAACGCGCAACAACTCACCCCACTCCCCTTGTAATCATCTTGCAACATCGCCATTGGCTGCGGCGCGCTCAATCACAATTCAAGGCAGGCAACCGACGGGCATGGACCTACCCCACCCCTTCGAAAGCGACGGCGACACGTTGCACGAGGAATGCGGTGTTTTCGGCGCGATCGCGCTGGACGATGCCGCGGCAACCACGGCGCTCGGCCTTCACGCGCTCCAGCATCGTGGACAGGAAGCCGCCGGGCTCGTCAGCTTCGACGGGCAGGAATTCTACGCCCGCCGCGGGCTCGGCCATGTGGTCGAGAACTTTTCTGCGGCCGAGGATATCGCCCAGCTGCCCGGCAGCATGGCGGCCGGGCATGTGCGTTATTCGACCACCGGCGGTTCGGGCCTGCGCAATGTGCAGCCGCTCTATGCAGAGCTCGCCGCAGGCGGCTTTGCAGTGGCGCATAACGGCAATATCTCGAACTCGCTCCACCTCCGCCGCGACCTGGTCAAGAACGGGGCGATCTTCCAGTCGACCTCCGACACCGAGGTGATCATCCACCTCGTCGCAACGAGTCGCTATCCTTCGACGCTCGAGCGGCTGGTCGATGCGCTGCGCCTCGTGGAGGGTGCCTATGCGCTGATCGTGATGACCCCCAATGGCATGATCGCCTGCCGCGATCCGCTCGGCGTGCGACCGCTGGTGATGGGCCGGATGGGCGATGGCTACGTCTTTGCATCCGAAAGTGTCGCGCTCGACGTGATCGGGGCCGAATTCGAACGCGAAGTCGATCCGGGTGAAATGATCGAGATCACGCTCGACGGCAAAATGAAGAGCCACCGCCCCTTCATCGCGCAGAACCCGCGCCCGTGCATCTTCGAGCACGTCTATTTCTCGCGCCCCGACAGCGTGTTCGCCGGCCGCTCGGTCTATGAAGCGCGCAAGGAAATCGGCGTCGAGCTGGCGCGCGAGAAGCCGGTCGAGGCCGATCTCGTGATCCCGGTGCCCGATAGCGGCGTGCCTGCGGCGATCGGCTATGCCCAGGAAAGCGGCATCCCGTTCGAGCTCGGCATCATCCGGTCGCACTATGTCGGGCGCACTTTCATCCAGCCCGGCGATGCCAACCGCCATTCCTCGGTGAAGCGCAAGCACAACGCCAATCGTCGCCTCGTGGAAGGCAAGCGAATCGTACTGATCGACGATTCGATCGTGCGCGGCACCACCAGCCTCAAGATCGTGCAGATGATGCGCGATGCGGGCGCGAAGGAAGTCCATTTCCGCGTCGCCAGCCCGCCCACCGCGCATAGCTGCTATTACGGCGTCGACACGCCCGAGCGATCAAAACTTCTGGCTGCCCAGATGGAAGTCGAGCCGATGCGCGAGTTCATCCACGCCGACAGCCTCGCCTTCATCTCGATCGACGGTCTCTACCGAGCGGTCGGGGCGGAAAAGCGGAACAATGCCTGTCCCCAATTCTGCGATGCCTGCTTCTCGGGCGATTATCCGACCACGCTGACCGACGCTACCGATCGCGAGGACCCGCAGCTGTCGCTTCCCGTAGGAAAAGTCGCTTGAGCAAGAAATTCGAAGGCCAGCTGGCGCTGGTGACCGGTGCGAGCCGGGGTATCGGTGCCGCCACCGCGATCGCCCTCGCCGCCGAAGGCGCGCACGTCGTCCTCACCGCGCGCGATGCCAAGACGCTCGAAGACGTCGAGGAAAAGATTCACGCCGCCGGGGGCAGCGCGACGATCGCGCCGCTCGACCTGGCCGAGGCCAATTCGATCGGGTTGCTCGCCCATTCGATCGCCGAACGCTGGGGCAAGCTCGACATGCTGGTGATCAATGCCGCCTACCTGCCGATGCTGTCGCCGGTAAACGACATCGACCAGAAGGAGTTCGGCAAGGCGATCACGCTCAACATTCTCGCCACGCAGGCGTTGATCGGGCATTTCGATTCGCTGCTCAAAAAGGCCGAAGATGGCCGCGTGGTCGGCCTCACCAGTTCGGTCGGCGCCGAACCGCGCGCCTATTGGAGCGCCTACGCCTCGACCAAGGCGGCGATGGAAAACCTGCTCCAGAGCTATGCCCAGGAAAC is part of the Alteriqipengyuania halimionae genome and encodes:
- a CDS encoding ABC transporter ATP-binding protein; this translates as MNSGAENTIAPVVALKGVTRSFEQGGVTIDVLRGVDLAIMPGEIVALLGPSGSGKSTMLQAIGLLEGGFGGHIGIAGTAAEKLDAAGRTALRRDHLGFVYQFHHLLPDFNALENVMMPQLVRGANDAEASARANDLLTALGLGARLDHRPSQLSGGEQQRVAVARGLANRPELVLADEPTGNLDEHTADKVLDEFLRLVRGEGSAALIATHNERLAAKMDRVVRLNEGKLG
- a CDS encoding lipoprotein-releasing ABC transporter permease subunit; its protein translation is MILSPFEWTVAKRYMVPGRSEAFITLVGAISLVAVMLGVAALIIVMSVMNGFRAELLDKIVGLNGHAIVQSYDGKMTDWREIVKEARETPGVVRATPLIEMPLAASHRGMLRGILVRGNAPEDLKRLEPNVILGDLSRLQPDERNVAIGARLAENLGVRVGSTITITNPEGRATPFGTVPRQIGYEVVAIIEVGVHQYDELFVVMPMEQAQTLLMLGDAVNNIEIKTTDPETVQTTLQPLADRLRGRAVVTDWKQINSALFSALAVERVAMFIVLSIIVLVAVFNILSSLIMLVRAKTRDIAIMRTMGASRKSMIKIFVTAGFVIGALGTGAGVVLGFVFLQFRQAIVRGIEFVLGVNLWDPEVRFLTELPSRTDPGEVIGIVVMALVFSFLATLYPAWKAASTDPVQVLRYE
- the purF gene encoding amidophosphoribosyltransferase — encoded protein: MDLPHPFESDGDTLHEECGVFGAIALDDAAATTALGLHALQHRGQEAAGLVSFDGQEFYARRGLGHVVENFSAAEDIAQLPGSMAAGHVRYSTTGGSGLRNVQPLYAELAAGGFAVAHNGNISNSLHLRRDLVKNGAIFQSTSDTEVIIHLVATSRYPSTLERLVDALRLVEGAYALIVMTPNGMIACRDPLGVRPLVMGRMGDGYVFASESVALDVIGAEFEREVDPGEMIEITLDGKMKSHRPFIAQNPRPCIFEHVYFSRPDSVFAGRSVYEARKEIGVELAREKPVEADLVIPVPDSGVPAAIGYAQESGIPFELGIIRSHYVGRTFIQPGDANRHSSVKRKHNANRRLVEGKRIVLIDDSIVRGTTSLKIVQMMRDAGAKEVHFRVASPPTAHSCYYGVDTPERSKLLAAQMEVEPMREFIHADSLAFISIDGLYRAVGAEKRNNACPQFCDACFSGDYPTTLTDATDREDPQLSLPVGKVA
- a CDS encoding SDR family NAD(P)-dependent oxidoreductase, with the translated sequence MSKKFEGQLALVTGASRGIGAATAIALAAEGAHVVLTARDAKTLEDVEEKIHAAGGSATIAPLDLAEANSIGLLAHSIAERWGKLDMLVINAAYLPMLSPVNDIDQKEFGKAITLNILATQALIGHFDSLLKKAEDGRVVGLTSSVGAEPRAYWSAYASTKAAMENLLQSYAQETAKLTRSVRVAVIDPGRTRTRMRAKAYPGEDPATLKGPEVVAEELVNLLASDFESGSRTVVNSD